cgcacgcgtCGCGGAGTTGGTCGGCGGAAGCGAGACAACCGACTCTTTTCCTTCGACGAAGTTTATCAGATGGCGCTCcgcccgctgcaccgcgcatgcgtcctgctgcgcggcgtccCACAGCATGAGGGAATACAGAAACTTCTCGTTCTTTGTCTTGCTAAGCGACGTGAGCACGTCGAGGCGGCGAGTAAAGAGGCAGTCGTTGTCGCATGGGACAACCACCGCAAACTTGTTGGGCCCCTCTGCCTTCCGCTTGCCAACCTTGGCGCACGGAAGACTGCGCGTCACGCGACCGCAGTTGCACGTGCACCGCAGGTACACCGAGCACGGCGGgcacggcgtggcgccgtgACACGGCttggcgcagcggtgcccgCACTCCTCATGCAGCCGATCGCACTGCTGATGGCACGGattcgcctcctcgacgcaCGGTCCACTGTGACACACGCGGTCGCAGAAGTGCCCGCAGGGCATCTCCATCCCGCACTCTTCCTCGCACGCCAGATCCGTAACGCCACACGGCAGCGTCATCAACGTGTTGTGCCTCGGACACCGGCGTTTGACGAGTGCCCCGCAAGGGGGACACGGCCCAAAGTGGCAGTTGTGGCTCACCGGGTGGCCGCACGGACGTGGGATGCGGCAGGCTCGCTTGCATACGGGCGGTTGTGTGCCgcactgctgcggtggccgtAGCACCTCCGCGCCGCAGTAGCACGTGAGCGTTTCGGTCACGacgtgcacgcacgacgGGCACTGCGTGGAGGCGTGGCAGAGGTCCTCGCACGCGTGCCCGCACGGAAGCGGACGGCCACACACCTGAAAGCACATGTGCGAATTTGTTTGAGTTTTGTTGCGGTCTTGGCAGCAGACCACCTTGCACTTGTGTCGTCCGCACGACAGCTTCGTGCCGCACTCATACGTGCAGGTGAAGTTCTGCGACTCTGCACATGACAGCCGCTTGCGAACCTTTCGGCAACGACACGACACGTCCACGCGTACCTCGCACGGTGGGCAGGCGCCTGCGTGGCACTTCAGCTGGCACCGGTGCTGCCCACAGGAGAGCGGCTTGTCGCATATGCGGCCGCACTGCGGAATAGGATCGGTGCATGCGTACCGCACGGTTTGCAGCTCTGACGCACCACAGGGGCAGGTGTGAACGCTGGCAGGGTCCGCCGGGCACGGTGGGCACTCGCCGCTGTGACACAGtagcgtgcacgtgtgcttACCACATCGCAGTGACTTACCGCACACGCTTCCACACGCAAACGATGCCTCCTTTGTGCAGGGATGCCGCTTCGTGGTTTGGCCGCAGTAGCAGATGAGCGTCGTCGACTCCGAGCAAGGCGGACACGGCCCGGTGTGGCAGGACAGCGGGCACGTATGCGTCCCACACGCCAGAGGACGCCTACACGGATTGCCGCACGTCGTCTCCGGGTCGGGCTGCCCGCACGGATAGGTGTAGGTCGTTGCCCCGCACGGACACCGCTGGGGCCCCACCAGCAGCTGGCATCGCGGGCAAGGGCCAGGATGGCACTGCGCAGGGCACCTGTGCGTGCAAAACGGCCTCACAAGTCCGCAGAGGCGCCCGCAAGAGTGGGGCGTCACGAGCGGGTCGTACTTCGGCTTCGACACCTTCCCACAGAAGCACAGATCCGTCAGCGGCTTCGGTTGCATGTGGCGGCACTGCGGACACGAGAAGACGACGGTGTCGCGGTCCACCTGTGCCCATCGCCGAATGCAGGCGAAGTGGTAGATTTGAAAGCACTCTTTACATGACCAAATGGGTTGCTGCAGCTTCACCCCCTCCAAGCAGCTGGGGCACTCGTACACTTCCCGCCGCAGCTCATCCGCGACGCGAACGCTGCGCTCATTCTCGACGCTGGCATCCGCCATGGTAGAAAACAAAAGGACAGCGGCCGAGGAGCGGAAAACTGAcgcgcagagggagggagggaaacAAAACTCggcaaccgccgccgccactggcgcACCTCAATAGCTTCACACCCCccgaaagaaagagaaaacaaCACGATCAACCAACGCGTGCCCTGGCGCGCGCGTTTGCCCTCCTTTCGCTTTCTCTGTCGTGAAGAGCAGAGCACAGGCGGGAGGGCACCCGCGCTTGGAAAACGTCACTGCTCCGACCCCCGTCAAACTCGAAATACGTCGATCGAGTGGAGGGTAGGGGTGCAATGTGGTGTGGTCAAGCGGctttgcgcgtgcgcgtgtttttCAGTTACGGTGAGTGCGAAGGGAGTGATGCTGTGCGCTCACTCTGCGgacgaaaggaaaaaaaaagaggtaGGCCAGTGTGAAGAGGTGCGGCATAAGAAACAAAAGGCTCGCAAATACAGATGGCGAGCGGGCGGCGCTCGTGGGCACAAGGAGTCACACGTGTGGGTGCACATGGCCAAAGCTGTCCGTGACGTTGACAGACGCTTCGTGTTGACAAGAGCTCCACTTCATACGGGGCCCAAGTGCAGGGCGtgcgagaggaagaggaggcagaaCAGAAAAGGGTAAGACGTTTgcctgtgtttgtgtggtggtgatgcgtGTCTATCAGCCCCTCTCAAAagacagagggggagaagtaggggagagagggggggggtggctcacacacagatacacacacacagcagctcCGACGGTGCACGTGATAGACGTGTGATGTACTCCGTCTCCACCCGACGGCATACCGGAAGCTACGAGCAGGAAGAAAAGAACTACAATAGCAGTCTTTAACACGGAGTAGTACGGATGCGTCGCCGACCGCGTCgggtgcgcgcacgctgaTTGCCGATGTTGCCTCAttcgccgccttcctcgtcttccttgTCAAGCCGCCGTTGCAGTGCGCTCATCATGCGACGTCTTCCTTCGGTGGCTACGGTCGTGTCGACGCTAAGGGCCTCTGTCAGCCGCACTATGGACTCCCCTGTGGGCTGCGGGAGATGGGAATCTGCGGCTTTAGAAGCGGTGGAGAAACTGCTCTCGCCGGAAGCCGGTACAAAGGAGTCGATGCGTTGCTGTGAGGAGAGAAATGGTGTGCGAAAGAGGTGCTGCAAACGAGCCGCTTTCTTGCTTCCCAGCCCTGCGATGCCCTCCCACTCCGACGCCTCACTCATCAGCGCATCGGCTATGCTGGTCTTTCGATTGGCGATGCGCACGACGTCGTTGCGCGTGACCACCTGCGGCGTTTGTGTGAGGGCATCGACGAGCACCGCCAGTGGCGCGTCCCCAACATGTGGACGCGCCGCCCCTGTGAACTCTAGGGACGTCACCGAGGACGCTGCGAGACTTGCCAGGTATTGCACTGCATCATCGAGCGACCACACAAGGATGAGTCcgcactgctgcgccactcCGCACTCCAGATTCAGCCACGAGAGTCTCTCGAGTGAGACTTCGACACCACTATCCATGCGAACCATGAGAATCACTGGCTGCGTCCCACATCGCTGGCGCGCCTCCTGCAAGCGGAGCACCAGCGATGC
The sequence above is a segment of the Leishmania donovani BPK282A1 complete genome, chromosome 22 genome. Coding sequences within it:
- a CDS encoding transcription factor-like protein yields the protein MADASVENERSVRVADELRREVYECPSCLEGVKLQQPIWSCKECFQIYHFACIRRWAQVDRDTVVFSCPQCRHMQPKPLTDLCFCGKVSKPKYDPLVTPHSCGRLCGLVRPFCTHRCPAQCHPGPCPRCQLLVGPQRCPCGATTYTYPCGQPDPETTCGNPCRRPLACGTHTCPLSCHTGPCPPCSESTTLICYCGQTTKRHPCTKEASFACGSVCGKSLRCGKHTCTLLCHSGECPPCPADPASVHTCPCGASELQTVRYACTDPIPQCGRICDKPLSCGQHRCQLKCHAGACPPCEVRVDVSCRCRKVRKRLSCAESQNFTCTYECGTKLSCGRHKCKVVCCQDRNKTQTNSHMCFQVCGRPLPCGHACEDLCHASTQCPSCVHVVTETLTCYCGAEVLRPPQQCGTQPPVCKRACRIPRPCGHPVSHNCHFGPCPPCGALVKRRCPRHNTLMTLPCGVTDLACEEECGMEMPCGHFCDRVCHSGPCVEEANPCHQQCDRLHEECGHRCAKPCHGATPCPPCSVYLRCTCNCGRVTRSLPCAKVGKRKAEGPNKFAVVVPCDNDCLFTRRLDVLTSLSKTKNEKFLYSLMLWDAAQQDACAVQRAERHLINFVEGKESVVSLPPTNSATRALVHALAKYFHVHSEGVDNEPNRSCLLTKTGATAAPPVLLSDAVRDAQMDPLQFLMQRAKPSLKEKLCLVVTGHHLTEVMLASLLSDLAGRFVIAPPEVGKDGAQSFLIAFTTHKRAEEAVKKLEASNTQRTFTVARATA